One Candidatus Paceibacterota bacterium genomic window carries:
- a CDS encoding DeoR/GlpR family DNA-binding transcription regulator, which yields MADSDQKALAPQRWDHLRALIRDSGVIRVEDLCRRLKVSPATVRRDLDQLERGGAIRRVHGGAVSVESRLDEPVFADKTSLAVREKRRIAEAALRFIEPGDTIYLDGGSTVLELARLLRDRTNLTVVTNSLYAAHELAGRGPRLIVIGGELRRLSQTMVGPLTGPVLHELHLDKAFMGTIGFALNEGLTTTDPSEAFTKRLVKDQARQVIVLADSSKAGKVSFASAGHWEKVHVLITDKQIDKDFAKELIKKNIKLVRA from the coding sequence ATGGCCGATTCAGACCAGAAAGCGTTGGCGCCGCAGCGGTGGGACCACCTCCGCGCGCTGATCCGTGATAGCGGCGTGATCCGCGTCGAGGACCTGTGCCGCCGGCTCAAGGTGTCGCCGGCCACGGTGCGCCGTGATCTCGACCAGTTGGAGCGCGGCGGTGCCATCCGGCGGGTGCACGGCGGCGCGGTCAGCGTGGAGAGCCGGCTGGACGAGCCGGTGTTCGCCGACAAGACGTCGCTGGCGGTCCGCGAGAAGCGGCGCATCGCCGAGGCCGCGCTGCGGTTCATTGAGCCGGGCGACACGATTTACCTGGACGGCGGCAGCACGGTGCTGGAATTGGCGCGACTGCTGCGGGACCGAACGAATCTGACGGTGGTGACTAATTCGCTGTATGCCGCCCACGAACTGGCGGGGCGCGGCCCGCGGCTGATCGTCATCGGCGGCGAGTTGCGGCGGCTGAGCCAGACGATGGTGGGCCCTTTGACCGGGCCGGTGCTGCATGAATTGCACCTGGACAAAGCGTTCATGGGGACGATCGGCTTCGCGCTGAATGAAGGTCTGACGACGACCGACCCGAGCGAGGCCTTCACCAAGCGGCTGGTCAAGGACCAGGCGAGGCAGGTCATCGTCCTCGCCGACAGCAGCAAGGCCGGCAAGGTGTCCTTCGCCAGTGCCGGGCACTGGGAGAAGGTCCACGTGCTGATCACCGACAAGCAGATAGACAAAGACTTTGCGAAAGAACTCATTAAGAAGAACATCA